In Kiritimatiellaceae bacterium, the genomic window CCGCCGATCTGGTGAATGAGGACGATGAAGAAACGCTGGCCAATTTGATTTACCGCCTTGGTGAAGAGCGCGATTCCCGCCGGATTGCGCGGGCGATTGTGCTGGAGCGTCAAAAAGGCCGGATAGAGCGGACGCTGAAGCTGGCGGAAATCGTCGAGCAGGCCAAAGGCGGACGGCGCGGCCCGATTCATCCTGCGACGCAGACATTTCAGGCGTTGCGGATGGCGGTGAATACCGAAATGGAGAGTTTGGCGTTAGGCCTTGAAGCCGGACTTTCGATGCTGCGTGAAGGCGGGCGGATCACGGTGATTACGTTCCACAGTTTGGAAGACCGTCCGGTGAAAGAATTTTTTAAACGCCACACGGTGAAGCGTGAGTCGCTTCAGCAGGGTGGAGAGAAACTGGTTTATGACGAACCGGCTGTACGGCTGCTGACGAAAAAGCCGCTGACGGCCTCGAAACAGGAATTGGCGGATAATCCGCGTTCGCGCTCAGCCAAACTGCGCGCGGCGGAAAGGGAGAAAGCAGCATGAAAAAAAGACAGAGAACAGGAAACCGTAAGGCCCAGGTGCGCATACCATTTCCAGTGGTATTAGCTAACTTTCTGGTCTTTGTGGCCGTATTCGGTCTCAGTTACGTCTGGCTGTGCGCCCGTTGCGATACGCTTGGGCAGGAGATTAAAAGACTGGAATCCGCACAGCGCGACACCCGTCGCCTGTTGAACAACGAGCAGGATCGCTGGTCCAGCCAGACGTCACCCGGCAGCCTGGAACGTGCGCTTAAGCATCACAAGCTCGCGATGCGTCTTCCGGATGAACAGCAGATTGTGCGAGTTCGCAATGGCGCGGCCTCTTCGGTTGCGGCATTGGCCTACAACAAATAATATTCCGATGGGCATCTATGAATGAAATATAACGGGAGAATAATAGTAGCGTCCGCCGCAATCGCGGCGGTCTTCACAGGGCTGGGTGTTCGCCTGGCCTTTTTGCATTTACGCCCTTCTCCCGGAACGTTGGCGCGTATTGAAACCTCCCGGCGGCTTGAGCAGGAAACCCGCGGGCCGCGCGG contains:
- the rsmH gene encoding 16S rRNA (cytosine(1402)-N(4))-methyltransferase RsmH, whose translation is MHVPVLLNETMDLLVTNPAGIYIDGTLGRGGHAIEILKRLSPNGRLIGLDRDVEAIEETKEIFKPFGERATRIHGNFADMKKLCGQIGVTEVDGVLLDLGVSSPQLDVAERGFSFAKDGPLDMRMDRTQGRSAADLVNEDDEETLANLIYRLGEERDSRRIARAIVLERQKGRIERTLKLAEIVEQAKGGRRGPIHPATQTFQALRMAVNTEMESLALGLEAGLSMLREGGRITVITFHSLEDRPVKEFFKRHTVKRESLQQGGEKLVYDEPAVRLLTKKPLTASKQELADNPRSRSAKLRAAEREKAA